One Drosophila virilis strain 15010-1051.87 chromosome 5, Dvir_AGI_RSII-ME, whole genome shotgun sequence DNA window includes the following coding sequences:
- the LOC6627039 gene encoding uncharacterized protein, with product MTTFDSNGWNVDETVTLIGIIKSLKEVNGPGKLDWQHVANQLVESKTTPNGLSRSILELRDRFKKLRNDYFTARYRNRSCQYYNYLNDLLSDELSPRKQRAETEEDEPEEQELELDPAEDIKVEHKYAHTLQLECNGDTTNPGCAVKVPLRCKWVEGEVEAFLNIIIKHKLQAPLLRKRNAKVFKLLAREMAKRGFVKRPDQLRVKYHQLRRQYAKAKNGGETFEHFEDMHALLNGSVQHGESSAGEGESDSNDSGEEDVDAANGSESESEGALVSAAIPSNARVKWAEGEVDVFLDIITSMGLQSALLRKRNAKIFKLLSKEMAKRSFDKAPEKLRIKFQHLRRQYNKAKNGTGESFEHFEAMHQLLNPAKKSSADTEPNYSSGSESDYIYSDDIDAETTRPNRHPDTYYWTDHEVDAFLAIIKQQNLFRALDGSKKRNFKTLAYISNILAKQSYQRTPHQLRNKLRLLLRRYREVKKDGIKNVRMLPRHFEMFDDLMQKKRTTKTQATGSVTAASTNQAGTKSAALESDSDASSSGSSCDLLRAAAESEEYEDTFELPPEPTPLEVLTNISEGQKQLLSTLTESHERFLRQQREMQTQFLHEMSNIMRQEREATFQMLRELIQPK from the exons ATGACAACATTCGATAGCAATGGCTGGAATGTGGATGAAACAGTTACGCTAATTGGCATTATAAAGTCCCTCAAAGAAGTCAACGGGCCGGGCAAACTGGACTGGCAGCATGTGGCCAACCAACTGGTCGAAAGCAAGACAACACCCAACGGACTCAGCAGAAGCATTCTGGAATTGCGCGACAGATTCAAGAAATTGCGAAATGATTACTTTACGGCACGCTATCGAAATCGTTCCTGTCAGTACTATAACTATCTGAACGATCTGCTCAGCGACGAGCTGTCGCCGCGCAAGCAGCGGGCCGAAACGGAGGAGGATGAGCcggaggagcaggagctggagctggaccCGGCCGAGGACATTAAAGTGGAGCACAAATATGCGCACACCTTGCAGCTGGAGT GCAACGGCGACACCACAAATCCGGGCTGCGCGGTTAAGGTGCCGCTGCGCTGCAAGTGGGTGGAGGGCGAGGTGGAGGCATTTCTGaacatcatcatcaaacaCAAGCTGCAGGCGCCGCTGCTGCGCAAACGCAATGCCAAGGTGTTCAAGCTGCTCGCCCGGGAAATGGCCAAGCGTGGATTTGTCAAGCGGCCGGATCAGCTGCGCGTCAAGTACCACCAGCTGCGCCGACAATATGCAAAGGCCAAGAACGGCGGCGAGACGTTCGAGCATTTCGAGGATATGCACGCCCTGCTCAATGGCTCCGTGCAGCATGGCGAGAGCAGCGCCGGCGAGGGCGAGAGCGATTCAAATGACAGCGGCGAGGAGGATGTGGATGCTGCCAACGGCTCGGAGAGCGAATCGGAAG GCGCCTTGGTGAGTGCCGCAATTCCCTCGAATGCGCGCGTCAAGTGGGCAGAGGGCGAGGTGGACGTATTCCTGGACATTATCACCAGCATGGGACTGCAGTCGGCGCTGTTGCGCAAACGCAATGCCAAGATCTTCAAGCTGCTCTCCAAGGAGATGGCCAAAAGATCGTTTGACAAAGCGCCCGAAAAGCTGCGCATCAAGTTCCAGCATCTCAGGCGGCAATACAACAAGGCCAAGAACGGCACCGGCGAAAGTTTCGAGCACTTTGAGGCCATGCACCAGCTGCTGAATCCCGCCAAGAAATCGAGCGCCGACACTGAACCGAATTACAGCAGCGGCTCCGAGAGCGATTACATTTACAGCGACGACATCGACGCGGAGACAACCCGACCCAATC GCCATCCCGATACCTATTACTGGACGGATCATGAGGTGGATGCCTTTCTGGCCATCATCAAGCAACAGAATCTGTTTCGCGCCCTGGACGGCTCGAAGAAGCGCAACTTCAAGACCCTGGCCTACATCTCGAACATCCTGGCCAAGCAATCGTATCAGAGAACGCCGCATCAGTTGCGCAACAagttgcgcctgctgctgcgtcgCTATCGCGAGGTGAAAAAGGATGGCATCAAAAATGTGCGCATGCTGCCGCGTCACTTCGAGATGTTCGACGATCTCATGCAGAAGAAGCGCACCACCAAGACCCAGGCAACTGGCAGTGTGACAGCAGCAAGTACAAATCAGGCTGGCACAAAGTCAGCGGCACTGGAGAGCGACAGCGATGCGAGCAGCTCCGGTTCCAGTTGCGATCTGTTGCGTGCCGCAGCCGAAAGCGAGGAGTACGAGGATACATTCGAGTTGCCGCCGGAGCCAACGCCGCTCGAGGTGCTGACCAACATAAGCGAGGGCcaaaagcagctgctgtcCACGCTGACCGAATCCCATGAGCGTTTCCTGCGGCAGCAGCGGGAAATGCAGACACAGTTCCTCCACGAAATGTCCAACATAATGCGGCAGGAGCGCGAGGCGACATTCCAAATGCTGAGAGAGTTGATCCAACCCAAGTGA